GAATGGCCAGCAATCGGGCGCGCACCGTGGCCACATCGCCGGTAAACAGGCGCTGCAGGTTGCCGCCGTATTGCGTGACCAGGACCTCGAGAAACGCGCGCAAACGTTGAGTTTTAATGTTGAAATAACCTGCCGGCCGGATGAGCCGGGCCATTTGCTGTGGCGGCATTGCCCAGAGGGCTTGGGGGGTCAAGGGGGCGGCCTGCTTGAGATTGCCGATGGCTCGCTCCACATTGGACCAGGCGGTGTTTTGGGTGAGAATGGCTCCCACGCACACCTCGAATGGCGTCTCCCCCGGCCACCAATGCTGATAGCCAAAATGGGCGCGCATCCGCGCATACGCCTCGCGCAGCCTGGCGGCCACGGGACGCAGGCCGGTGTGCGGAACAGGTTGTGAGCCGGAGGTCTTTGGCACGCGCGCACGCTAACAAGGCCGCCCCGGGCGGTCAATGGCCCGGAGGGACGCTTGCCGTTGTCGTGGTATTTGGCGGTTGCCGGACTGGTCCAGTCGTGGTCCGTTTTTGCCACGCGCTTGTTGCACATGGCCGATTATTTCCTGTCCGCAGGCTGATATGGTTTTTCGTCTTATCACCGCCGCGTGACGTTTTCGCCAACCGATTGTCATCATTTCCTGTTGCTGTTGGGGGCGTGGCAAATGAGTGATTGCGGCCCGTCATTTGCCCGACTGAACAACCCAAATCGCGTACACTGGTATGAAACAAAAAACCATTCTCTGGATTCTCAGTTGCCTGGCGCTGGTATGCCTTCCCTGCGCCGCTCAATTCAACGGTTTCACCAACCTCGGCCTGGTGGCGGTGGGCAGGGTGCCCGGCGATGCCTTCGACGTGCGCGGCCCCGGGCTGGATTCGCTGGGTGGTTTTGGTTCAGCCACTTATTTTGACTGGGGCTCGGCTGTGCATGAAGGGCGCACCGTTCGCGGCACTTTGTACGCGCTACCGGATCGCGGCTTCGGGGACGGCGCACAGAACTACCTGACCCGCATCTTGAAGTTCAGCCTGGCCATTACCCCTTACGAAGGCCCCGGGCCGGCGCCCCAAAACCAAATTTCGCTCGTAAATACCGGCCTCATCTTTTTTACCTACGAAAGGACCAATCATTACACCGGTTTTGATGCCAACGACACCAATGTGCTGACGCATCCGCAATCGGCCCCCGACAGTCTCGGCCAGGGCCGGCGCAG
The sequence above is drawn from the Verrucomicrobiia bacterium genome and encodes:
- a CDS encoding endonuclease III domain-containing protein — encoded protein: MPKTSGSQPVPHTGLRPVAARLREAYARMRAHFGYQHWWPGETPFEVCVGAILTQNTAWSNVERAIGNLKQAAPLTPQALWAMPPQQMARLIRPAGYFNIKTQRLRAFLEVLVTQYGGNLQRLFTGDVATVRARLLAIHGIGRETADSMLLYAGGHLSFVVDAYTKRIFLRHGWWHPPRRQQRAGKTQTAEEYESLKALCESALNHVPQKERLDLWQDYHAQLVMVGKHYCTAREPRCAQCPLRELLPREGPLET